The following proteins are co-located in the Thermodesulfovibrionales bacterium genome:
- the infA gene encoding translation initiation factor IF-1 has protein sequence MPKEESIEVQGTVVEVLPNAMFRVELDNGQVVLAYISGKMRMHFIRILPGDRVLVELSPYDLSKGRITYRFK, from the coding sequence TTGCCCAAAGAAGAGAGCATAGAGGTCCAGGGAACAGTAGTTGAGGTCCTGCCTAATGCCATGTTCAGGGTAGAACTGGACAACGGCCAGGTAGTCCTGGCTTATATATCAGGAAAAATGCGAATGCATTTTATCAGGATTCTGCCCGGCGACAGGGTGCTTGTTGAACTCTCACCCTATGATCTTTCAAAGGGCAGAATCACATACAGATTTAAATAA
- the rplO gene encoding 50S ribosomal protein L15, whose translation MKIEELKPAPGSKKRKKRVGRGIGSGHGKTSTRGHKGQKARSGGTKGAGFEGGQMPLQRRLPKRGFTNAPFKKEYAIINLKDIEKYGLSEVSPEVLLEKGIIKDLKSGLKVLGEGEIKRPLKVRAHAFSESALEKLKAVGSTVEVISS comes from the coding sequence ATGAAGATAGAAGAGTTAAAGCCAGCTCCGGGAAGTAAAAAGAGAAAAAAAAGGGTTGGTCGTGGAATCGGCTCCGGTCATGGAAAGACATCAACAAGAGGCCATAAAGGACAGAAGGCCCGGTCAGGTGGGACAAAGGGTGCGGGTTTTGAGGGAGGCCAGATGCCCCTTCAGAGAAGACTTCCCAAAAGGGGATTCACCAATGCTCCTTTCAAAAAGGAATATGCAATTATTAATCTTAAAGATATTGAAAAATACGGTCTTTCTGAGGTGAGTCCAGAGGTGCTGCTTGAGAAGGGTATAATAAAGGACCTCAAGAGCGGACTGAAGGTACTTGGAGAGGGAGAGATTAAGAGACCTTTAAAGGTCAGGGCTCATGCATTCAGCGAATCTGCCCTTGAAAAACTTAAGGCTGTAGGCTCAACAGTTGAGGTAATTTCAAGTTGA
- the rpsE gene encoding 30S ribosomal protein S5 — MVERITPEGELKDKIVYINRVAKVVKGGRRFSFSALVVVGDGNGVVGAGKGKAAEVPDAIRKAIEQAKKSLIKIPIKNGTIPYQIIGKFGAVKVVMNPAPKGTGIIAGGGVRAVFEVAGITDIVAKVIGNHNAFNTVWATMEGLKELKDPEAVLRIRGKIEEPQEEVNT; from the coding sequence ATAGTTGAGAGAATAACTCCAGAAGGAGAACTAAAGGACAAGATAGTTTATATAAACAGGGTTGCAAAGGTTGTAAAGGGAGGTAGAAGATTCTCATTCAGTGCTCTTGTGGTTGTTGGTGATGGAAATGGCGTAGTGGGAGCCGGTAAGGGAAAGGCTGCTGAGGTTCCTGATGCAATCAGAAAGGCAATAGAGCAGGCAAAAAAATCTCTTATCAAGATTCCTATTAAAAATGGCACTATCCCTTACCAGATTATAGGCAAATTTGGTGCTGTAAAGGTTGTAATGAATCCAGCACCAAAAGGAACAGGTATTATAGCAGGTGGTGGGGTAAGGGCAGTTTTTGAGGTTGCAGGTATTACGGATATAGTGGCAAAAGTCATTGGAAACCACAACGCCTTTAATACAGTCTGGGCTACTATGGAGGGCTTGAAGGAACTTAAGGACCCTGAGGCAGTTTTAAGAATCAGGGGAAAGATTGAAGAACCTCAGGAGGAGGTTAATACATGA
- the rplX gene encoding 50S ribosomal protein L24, producing the protein MSLRIKKNDNVMVISGKYKGKTGRVIKVMPSEEKVIVEKINIVKRHMKPSKKYAQGGIIEKEAPLHISKVMLLCPKCDKPTRIGATILADGNKVRVCKKCKEVIDT; encoded by the coding sequence ATGTCTTTAAGGATAAAAAAGAATGACAATGTGATGGTCATATCGGGTAAATATAAAGGAAAGACTGGAAGGGTTATAAAGGTAATGCCTTCTGAAGAGAAGGTGATAGTGGAAAAGATTAATATTGTAAAGAGACATATGAAACCCAGTAAGAAGTATGCGCAGGGAGGCATTATTGAAAAAGAAGCACCTCTCCATATCTCGAAGGTTATGCTCCTGTGTCCTAAGTGTGATAAACCGACAAGAATAGGAGCTACCATACTTGCTGATGGTAATAAGGTGAGGGTCTGCAAGAAGTGCAAGGAGGTAATAGATACATAA
- the rpsM gene encoding 30S ribosomal protein S13, whose product MARIAGVDLPKNERVEIALTRIFGIGRSLSNKILHETGVNPNTRVKDLKDDEIVKIRSVIEKDYKVEGELRREIAMNIKKLIDINCYRGIRHKLGLPVWGQRTRTNARTRKGPRRAAVGKKKEA is encoded by the coding sequence ATGGCAAGAATAGCAGGTGTCGATCTACCAAAAAATGAAAGGGTGGAGATTGCCCTAACTAGGATATTTGGTATTGGCAGGTCTCTTTCAAACAAGATCCTTCATGAAACCGGTGTTAACCCCAATACCAGGGTAAAGGACCTTAAGGATGATGAGATAGTGAAGATAAGGTCTGTTATAGAGAAGGATTATAAGGTTGAAGGGGAACTGAGAAGAGAGATTGCAATGAATATAAAGAAACTTATAGATATAAACTGTTACAGGGGTATAAGGCACAAACTCGGCTTACCTGTATGGGGTCAGAGGACAAGGACAAATGCAAGAACCCGCAAGGGGCCAAGACGTGCCGCAGTAGGTAAAAAGAAGGAGGCTTAA
- the rpsK gene encoding 30S ribosomal protein S11: protein MAQKKRGTKKEKKHITTGIAHIQATFNNTIVTITDQNGNVLTWASAGSLGFKGSRKGTPYAAQMAAEAAAKKAMDMGVRQVDVMVKGPGAGRESAIRAIQAAGLDINLIKDVTPVPHNGCRPPKRRRV from the coding sequence ATGGCGCAGAAAAAAAGGGGAACAAAAAAAGAAAAGAAACATATAACAACAGGGATTGCCCATATACAGGCAACATTTAACAATACAATAGTTACCATTACAGACCAGAATGGAAATGTTCTTACCTGGGCTTCAGCAGGGAGTCTTGGTTTTAAGGGTTCAAGAAAGGGTACGCCCTATGCTGCTCAGATGGCTGCTGAGGCCGCTGCAAAAAAAGCAATGGATATGGGAGTGAGGCAGGTTGATGTGATGGTGAAAGGTCCCGGAGCAGGAAGGGAATCGGCAATAAGGGCTATTCAAGCTGCAGGACTTGATATAAATCTTATCAAGGATGTAACACCTGTACCTCATAATGGTTGCAGACCTCCCAAGAGGAGAAGAGTTTAA
- the rplQ gene encoding 50S ribosomal protein L17 has protein sequence MRHRVDGRLFGRPANQRKALLRNLVASLIEHQRIETTIPKAKEAKRIAERLVSLAIKGDLASRRLAMTYLPNRELVSHLFSEIAPRFAGRNGGYLRIVRTRRRVNDRSELAVLEFVDYEDIKKKESEKTKAKEEKK, from the coding sequence ATGCGCCATAGAGTAGACGGAAGACTCTTTGGAAGACCGGCAAATCAGAGGAAAGCACTTCTCAGAAACCTTGTTGCATCCTTAATAGAACACCAGAGGATAGAGACCACCATACCAAAGGCAAAGGAAGCAAAGAGGATAGCGGAAAGGCTTGTGAGCCTTGCAATTAAAGGTGACCTCGCATCAAGGAGGCTTGCCATGACCTACCTTCCGAATAGAGAACTGGTAAGCCACCTTTTCAGTGAAATAGCTCCAAGATTTGCTGGAAGAAACGGTGGCTATCTCAGGATAGTGAGGACAAGGAGGAGAGTGAATGACAGGTCTGAGCTGGCGGTACTTGAATTCGTAGATTATGAAGATATCAAAAAGAAAGAGTCAGAAAAAACAAAGGCAAAAGAGGAGAAGAAATGA
- the rplE gene encoding 50S ribosomal protein L5, whose protein sequence is MLPRLKEKYIKEVIPLMMKEFSYNNVMQVPRLTKVVINVGLGEAIQNIKLLETVQKEIAQITGQRPVQTRAKKAIAAFKLRKGVPIGCKVTLRGDRMYEFLDRLINLALPRIRDFKGVPLRSFDGHGNYTLGIKEQLIFPEIDADKVDFIYGMDITIGTTARSDEEAMALLRHLGMPFRKGVKK, encoded by the coding sequence ATGTTACCGAGGCTGAAAGAAAAATACATAAAGGAAGTAATACCCTTAATGATGAAGGAGTTCTCCTATAACAATGTTATGCAAGTCCCGAGACTTACAAAGGTAGTGATAAATGTGGGACTGGGAGAGGCTATTCAGAATATAAAGCTCCTTGAGACAGTCCAGAAGGAGATAGCACAGATTACAGGACAGAGACCTGTTCAGACAAGGGCAAAAAAGGCAATAGCAGCCTTCAAATTACGAAAAGGAGTTCCCATAGGCTGTAAGGTAACACTCAGGGGTGACAGGATGTATGAATTCCTGGACAGACTGATCAATCTTGCCCTTCCGAGAATAAGGGATTTTAAAGGAGTTCCTCTGAGAAGTTTTGATGGTCATGGTAATTATACACTTGGAATAAAAGAGCAGCTTATTTTTCCAGAAATAGATGCAGATAAGGTTGATTTTATCTACGGTATGGATATAACAATAGGCACAACAGCTCGTTCAGATGAAGAGGCAATGGCATTGTTGAGGCATCTTGGTATGCCTTTCAGAAAAGGTGTTAAGAAATAA
- the rplP gene encoding 50S ribosomal protein L16, which translates to MLMPKKVKYRKMQKGRMHGKAYRGSSIAFGEYGLKALEPGWISSRQIEAARVAIQRHLKRGGKLWIRIFPDKPITKKPAETRMGKGKGNPEYWVAVVKPGRILYEIGGVSEEVAVEAMRLASYKLPVATKIVKREEVFG; encoded by the coding sequence ATGTTAATGCCTAAAAAGGTTAAATACAGAAAGATGCAGAAGGGCAGGATGCATGGAAAGGCATACAGGGGTAGTTCTATAGCCTTTGGAGAATACGGACTTAAGGCACTCGAGCCTGGCTGGATTTCGAGCAGACAGATAGAGGCTGCAAGGGTGGCAATTCAGAGGCATCTCAAAAGAGGTGGAAAGCTCTGGATAAGGATATTTCCTGATAAGCCAATAACAAAGAAACCGGCTGAGACAAGAATGGGTAAAGGAAAAGGAAATCCTGAATACTGGGTTGCGGTTGTAAAGCCAGGAAGGATACTTTATGAAATAGGAGGAGTGAGTGAAGAAGTGGCCGTGGAAGCTATGAGGCTTGCCTCTTATAAACTTCCGGTAGCAACAAAAATTGTTAAAAGGGAGGAGGTCTTTGGATGA
- the map gene encoding type I methionyl aminopeptidase gives MIILKSPYEIKMIERACRIAAGALEMLANVIKPGVKTKELEEYAEAYIKAKGGIPAFKGYRGYPASICVSVNNQVVHGIPSQRVLKDGDIVSIDLGVIYEGYYGDAARSYGVGNIGELQKKLLEVTERALYIGIDKAKAGNRVGDISSAIQNYVESNGFSVVKAFVGHGIGKYLHEEPQVPNFGKPGKGPRLKEGMTIAIEPMVNTGSPDVMILEDGWTAVTVDGGYSAHFEHTVVITRNGAQILTKLN, from the coding sequence GTGATTATATTAAAATCACCTTATGAGATAAAAATGATTGAGAGGGCGTGTAGGATTGCAGCAGGTGCCCTTGAGATGCTTGCTAACGTTATAAAGCCTGGCGTAAAGACAAAGGAACTTGAAGAATACGCTGAGGCTTATATAAAGGCAAAAGGTGGTATTCCTGCCTTTAAGGGATACAGGGGATATCCAGCTAGCATATGTGTTTCTGTTAATAACCAGGTAGTACACGGAATTCCCTCACAGAGGGTTCTGAAGGACGGAGATATAGTAAGTATTGACTTAGGTGTTATATATGAAGGTTATTATGGAGATGCTGCAAGAAGCTATGGTGTTGGAAACATCGGAGAGCTGCAGAAAAAGCTTCTTGAGGTTACAGAGAGGGCACTTTATATTGGTATTGATAAAGCTAAGGCAGGCAACCGAGTGGGTGATATATCATCAGCAATACAGAATTATGTTGAATCCAATGGGTTTTCAGTTGTAAAGGCCTTTGTTGGTCACGGAATTGGAAAATATCTTCATGAAGAGCCTCAGGTGCCAAATTTTGGCAAACCGGGCAAGGGACCAAGACTGAAAGAGGGCATGACCATAGCAATAGAGCCCATGGTAAATACAGGTTCACCCGACGTAATGATCCTTGAAGATGGCTGGACTGCTGTCACAGTAGATGGTGGCTATTCAGCTCATTTTGAGCATACAGTTGTGATCACCAGAAATGGTGCTCAGATATTGACTAAATTGAATTAA
- the rpsD gene encoding 30S ribosomal protein S4 has protein sequence MARYTGPVCRLCRREGEKLFLKADRCYTDKCAIERRKYPPGQHWQNRPKPSDYGLQLREKQKLKRIYGVLERQFRRYFEIASKKKGVTGEALLQLLELRLDNTVYRLGFASGIRSARQLVSHGHVLVNGRKVNIPSYNLRPGDVVEIREQSRSIESIRESLEKAEHRGIPSWLELDKDNMRGKVLRVPSREEIPVSAREQLVVELYSK, from the coding sequence ATGGCAAGATATACAGGACCGGTATGCAGGCTTTGTAGAAGGGAGGGAGAGAAACTCTTTCTTAAAGCTGACAGATGCTATACTGATAAATGTGCCATAGAGAGGAGAAAATATCCACCGGGTCAGCACTGGCAGAACAGGCCGAAGCCTTCAGATTACGGTCTTCAGCTCAGAGAGAAACAGAAGTTAAAAAGAATATACGGAGTTCTTGAGAGGCAGTTCCGGAGATATTTTGAGATTGCCTCAAAGAAAAAGGGTGTAACGGGAGAGGCCCTCTTACAGCTCCTTGAGCTCAGGCTTGACAATACTGTCTATAGACTCGGCTTTGCATCAGGTATAAGGAGTGCCAGACAGCTTGTAAGTCACGGTCATGTTCTTGTTAATGGTAGAAAGGTAAATATTCCATCTTATAATCTCAGACCAGGAGATGTTGTTGAGATTAGGGAACAGAGTAGGAGTATTGAGAGCATTCGTGAGAGCCTTGAAAAGGCAGAACACAGAGGTATTCCTTCATGGCTTGAGCTTGATAAGGATAATATGAGAGGAAAGGTACTCCGTGTTCCTTCAAGAGAAGAGATACCTGTAAGCGCTCGTGAACAGCTGGTAGTAGAGCTGTATTCAAAATAG
- the rplF gene encoding 50S ribosomal protein L6: MSRIGKKPVEIPKGVEVKIDRNFITAKGPKGTLTVEIHPRIKVSIEDGKIILKRPTDEKQDRALHGTMRALVANMIHGVSQGYERVLEIFGVGYRAQLQGNRLIFSLGYSHPVEFQLPEGIKAAVDSKQTTITLSGADKALLGQIAANIRALRPPDPYKGKGIRYAGEQLRLKPGKAGKK; the protein is encoded by the coding sequence ATGTCAAGAATAGGTAAAAAGCCTGTAGAGATACCAAAGGGTGTTGAGGTAAAGATTGACAGAAATTTTATTACAGCAAAGGGTCCAAAGGGAACCCTTACAGTAGAGATACATCCTAGGATAAAGGTCTCTATTGAAGATGGAAAGATTATCCTAAAAAGACCTACAGACGAAAAACAGGACAGGGCACTACATGGTACCATGAGGGCACTTGTAGCCAATATGATTCACGGTGTGTCACAGGGTTATGAAAGGGTACTGGAGATATTCGGAGTGGGTTACAGAGCTCAGCTTCAGGGAAACAGGCTTATATTCAGCCTTGGATATTCACATCCTGTAGAATTTCAATTACCGGAGGGAATAAAGGCTGCAGTAGATTCCAAGCAGACAACTATCACACTCAGTGGAGCTGATAAGGCACTTCTGGGGCAGATAGCAGCAAATATAAGGGCATTGAGACCACCCGATCCTTATAAGGGTAAAGGAATAAGATATGCTGGTGAACAGCTGAGACTTAAACCTGGCAAAGCTGGAAAGAAATAG
- the rpsH gene encoding 30S ribosomal protein S8: protein MLSDPIADMLTRIRNAIMIKADKVDVPASRLKLEIAKIMKEGGFIRGYKIIKDKRQGVLRISLKYSDGQSAINGLKRVSKPGRRVYVGVEEIPRVMGGVGMAILTTPKGVMSDRKCRELRVGGEIICYIW, encoded by the coding sequence ATGCTTAGTGATCCTATAGCAGACATGCTCACAAGAATCAGAAATGCCATTATGATAAAGGCAGATAAGGTTGATGTACCTGCCTCAAGGCTCAAGCTCGAGATAGCAAAGATAATGAAAGAAGGCGGGTTTATTAGGGGATACAAGATAATAAAGGATAAGAGGCAGGGTGTACTTCGCATATCCCTTAAATACTCAGATGGCCAGAGCGCAATAAATGGTCTTAAAAGAGTGAGCAAACCTGGAAGGCGGGTATATGTTGGAGTTGAGGAGATTCCCCGAGTAATGGGCGGAGTGGGAATGGCGATCTTGACCACGCCAAAAGGTGTAATGTCTGACAGGAAATGCCGTGAGTTAAGAGTAGGTGGAGAGATTATCTGTTATATATGGTAA
- the rplR gene encoding 50S ribosomal protein L18: MAKIKGRKLRHERIRKNISGTSERPRLCIYKSLKYIYAQIIDDTKGHTLVSATTLEKEFSELRSRDTIEAAKRVGELIAKRALEKGIKKVVFDRSGYPYHGRVAALADAARNAGLEF; encoded by the coding sequence TTGGCAAAAATAAAAGGAAGAAAACTGAGACACGAAAGAATCAGAAAAAATATTTCCGGAACTTCTGAAAGACCAAGACTCTGTATTTATAAGAGTCTGAAATATATTTATGCCCAGATAATAGATGATACGAAGGGTCATACCCTTGTGAGCGCAACGACTCTGGAAAAGGAATTTTCAGAGCTCCGAAGCAGGGATACTATTGAGGCTGCAAAAAGGGTTGGTGAGTTGATTGCAAAGAGGGCACTTGAGAAAGGCATTAAAAAGGTAGTTTTCGACCGGAGCGGTTATCCTTATCATGGAAGGGTAGCTGCACTTGCTGATGCAGCACGGAACGCAGGACTTGAATTTTAA
- the rpmD gene encoding 50S ribosomal protein L30 yields MKRLAITLKRGYPGVPEKHRRILQALGLRKRHQTVIKDDVPSIRGMVSKVIHLVDIKETVQ; encoded by the coding sequence ATGAAGAGACTGGCAATCACCCTAAAGAGAGGCTATCCCGGAGTGCCTGAGAAACACAGAAGGATACTTCAGGCCCTTGGTTTAAGAAAAAGGCACCAGACAGTTATAAAGGATGATGTTCCATCAATAAGAGGCATGGTATCAAAGGTAATTCATTTGGTTGATATAAAGGAGACAGTCCAATGA
- the rpmC gene encoding 50S ribosomal protein L29, with the protein MKASRLRELTVDELRQKEAELRKELFHLRIQKATGDIQNPNRIKEVKRDIARILTIITEKKKKS; encoded by the coding sequence ATGAAGGCTTCCAGGTTAAGGGAACTCACTGTGGATGAACTCAGGCAAAAAGAGGCGGAATTGAGAAAGGAACTCTTTCACCTGCGGATTCAGAAGGCTACTGGTGACATACAGAATCCCAACAGGATCAAGGAAGTTAAGAGGGATATAGCAAGGATTCTTACCATAATTACAGAAAAAAAGAAGAAATCTTAA
- the rplN gene encoding 50S ribosomal protein L14, with translation MIQLRTILEVADNSGAKKVQCIKVLGGFHKKYARLGDVIVVSVKEALPDSNIKKGDKAKAVVVRTKKETRRPDGTYIRFDQNAVVLINAQGEPIGTRIFGPVARELRWKEFTKIISLAPEVL, from the coding sequence ATGATTCAGCTAAGGACAATACTTGAGGTTGCCGATAACTCAGGAGCAAAGAAGGTTCAATGTATAAAGGTCCTCGGCGGTTTTCATAAAAAATATGCACGCCTGGGGGATGTTATAGTTGTAAGTGTCAAGGAGGCTCTTCCTGATAGCAATATAAAAAAGGGTGATAAAGCAAAAGCTGTCGTGGTCAGGACAAAAAAGGAGACCAGAAGACCCGATGGAACCTATATCCGTTTTGATCAGAATGCAGTTGTTCTTATAAATGCCCAGGGTGAGCCAATAGGTACGAGGATATTCGGTCCGGTGGCAAGAGAGCTCAGGTGGAAGGAATTTACAAAGATAATATCCCTCGCACCGGAGGTTCTGTAG
- the secY gene encoding preprotein translocase subunit SecY, which translates to MRILEVFQNIFKIEELKNRIIFTLLMLIVYRIGAHIPTPGINGEALSRFLMERGGALMGFFDMFSGGALSRLTIFALGIMPYISASIILQLLTVVIPALGRLAKEGEYGRKKIVRYTRYGTVIISAIQSFFIAIGLETMSQGEFITNPGWGFRLMTMITLTSGTAFIMWLGEQITERGIGNGISLIIFAGIVARMPNAVINTINLIRTGELSLLFMIFLVLLMVAVVAGIIYIERGQRKIPVQYAKRVVGRKVYGGQSTHLPLKINTSGVIPPIFASSIIMFPATIAGFAGIPWIQGVAKQLSPGTVIYTILYVGLIFFFAYFYTAIIFNPVDIADNLKKYGGFIPGIRPGQKTSEYIYRVLSRLTFVGAAYLSVICVLPEILIQKANVPFYFGGTSLLIVVGVALDTVSQIEAHLVTRSYEGFLKKGRIRGRRG; encoded by the coding sequence TTGAGAATCCTGGAGGTTTTCCAGAATATATTCAAGATAGAGGAGCTGAAGAATCGCATAATCTTCACACTCCTCATGCTCATTGTCTATAGAATAGGAGCACACATCCCCACCCCTGGAATAAATGGTGAGGCACTGAGCAGATTTCTCATGGAGAGGGGTGGTGCACTTATGGGCTTTTTTGATATGTTTTCTGGAGGAGCACTTTCCAGGCTCACTATCTTTGCCCTTGGCATAATGCCATATATAAGTGCTTCAATTATACTTCAGCTTCTCACTGTAGTGATACCTGCTCTTGGAAGACTTGCAAAGGAAGGAGAATATGGAAGAAAGAAGATAGTCCGTTATACAAGATACGGCACAGTCATTATAAGTGCAATACAGTCCTTTTTTATAGCAATTGGACTTGAGACCATGTCCCAGGGAGAATTCATTACCAATCCTGGATGGGGTTTCAGACTCATGACCATGATAACCCTTACATCAGGTACTGCCTTTATTATGTGGCTTGGTGAACAGATAACAGAACGAGGTATAGGAAACGGTATTTCTTTAATAATCTTTGCAGGAATAGTAGCAAGAATGCCAAATGCAGTGATAAATACAATAAACCTTATACGCACAGGAGAGCTATCCCTGCTCTTTATGATATTCCTTGTACTCCTTATGGTTGCGGTTGTCGCAGGTATAATATATATTGAAAGGGGTCAGAGGAAGATTCCTGTACAGTATGCAAAGAGGGTTGTGGGAAGAAAGGTTTACGGAGGCCAGAGCACGCATCTGCCATTAAAGATTAATACATCAGGTGTAATACCTCCAATTTTTGCATCATCTATCATAATGTTTCCGGCAACGATTGCAGGGTTTGCAGGTATTCCCTGGATACAGGGTGTTGCAAAGCAGCTATCACCTGGAACAGTTATTTACACCATACTCTATGTTGGACTTATATTCTTTTTTGCTTATTTCTATACAGCTATTATATTCAATCCTGTGGATATAGCGGATAACCTGAAAAAATACGGTGGCTTTATTCCAGGGATAAGACCGGGACAGAAAACCTCAGAATATATATACAGGGTATTGAGCAGGCTTACCTTTGTGGGAGCGGCATATCTTTCGGTAATATGTGTTTTGCCAGAAATACTTATTCAGAAGGCTAATGTGCCCTTTTATTTCGGAGGAACATCTCTGTTGATTGTTGTTGGAGTGGCTCTTGACACTGTATCTCAGATTGAGGCACATCTGGTAACACGTTCCTATGAAGGATTCTTGAAAAAAGGAAGGATAAGAGGCAGGCGGGGCTAA
- a CDS encoding DNA-directed RNA polymerase subunit alpha, with protein MNLRKKGFQLPQKIKFDEDTLSPTFGRLVAEPFERGYGITVGNALRRVLLSSITGAAVTAIKIKGVLHEFSSIDGVKEDVVDIILNVKKIRLRIHGDGKKTGTIAEKGPKVVKAGDIKVDGSVEILNPDLTLATLDKGATLEMELFMGTGKGYVPAEVNKEADYPIGVIAVDSLFSPVKKVNFWVEKARVGRSTDYDKLIMEITTDGSVTPERAISEAAGILVEHFDLFILEEDAIYPMEERAGTNSQTGTATVNENLLKSIDELELSVRAHNCLKNANIQTIADLVQKTEQEMLKTKNFGRKSLNEIKTILRSMGLDFGMKIDMEALKALERGGKTNAP; from the coding sequence ATGAATTTAAGGAAAAAGGGTTTTCAACTTCCTCAGAAAATAAAATTTGATGAAGATACATTGAGTCCGACATTCGGAAGGCTTGTTGCAGAGCCCTTTGAAAGAGGCTATGGCATTACTGTTGGAAATGCCCTGAGGAGAGTACTTCTTTCATCCATAACAGGAGCTGCAGTAACTGCTATTAAGATAAAGGGAGTGCTTCATGAATTTTCTTCCATTGATGGCGTCAAAGAAGATGTGGTTGATATTATCTTGAATGTAAAGAAAATAAGGCTGAGGATACACGGTGATGGCAAAAAGACAGGTACGATTGCTGAAAAAGGTCCAAAGGTTGTTAAGGCTGGTGATATAAAGGTTGATGGTTCTGTTGAAATTTTGAATCCAGATCTTACCCTTGCAACACTTGATAAAGGAGCCACACTTGAAATGGAACTCTTCATGGGTACAGGAAAGGGATATGTTCCTGCTGAGGTTAACAAGGAAGCAGATTATCCAATAGGTGTTATAGCTGTTGATTCTCTCTTCAGCCCTGTAAAAAAGGTCAATTTCTGGGTGGAAAAGGCAAGAGTTGGAAGATCAACAGATTATGACAAGCTCATAATGGAGATAACTACTGATGGAAGCGTGACACCTGAGAGGGCAATTTCTGAGGCAGCAGGTATACTCGTTGAACATTTTGACCTCTTCATACTTGAGGAGGACGCAATATACCCGATGGAAGAAAGGGCAGGTACAAACTCCCAGACTGGAACTGCAACAGTAAACGAGAATCTTCTTAAGAGTATAGATGAGCTTGAGCTTTCTGTGAGAGCTCACAACTGCCTCAAGAATGCAAATATTCAAACAATAGCTGACCTTGTCCAGAAGACGGAACAGGAGATGTTAAAAACCAAAAATTTCGGCAGAAAATCTCTTAATGAAATTAAGACTATCTTAAGGAGCATGGGTCTTGATTTTGGTATGAAGATTGATATGGAGGCCCTCAAGGCACTTGAGAGAGGAGGTAAGACAAATGCGCCATAG
- a CDS encoding type Z 30S ribosomal protein S14: protein MARVCMIEKSKRPPKFSTRQRNRCKVCGRPRAYLRRFGLCRICFREMAHRGLIPGVRKASW, encoded by the coding sequence ATGGCAAGGGTTTGTATGATTGAAAAGTCTAAGAGGCCGCCGAAGTTCAGTACAAGGCAGAGGAATAGATGTAAAGTATGCGGAAGACCGAGGGCTTATTTAAGAAGATTTGGTCTCTGCAGAATCTGTTTCAGAGAAATGGCACACCGGGGTCTTATACCTGGTGTGAGAAAGGCAAGCTGGTAA
- the rpmJ gene encoding 50S ribosomal protein L36 — MKVRASVKPICSKCKIIKRKGVIRIICENPKHKQRQG; from the coding sequence ATGAAGGTGAGAGCATCGGTAAAACCAATCTGTTCAAAATGCAAAATCATAAAACGCAAAGGCGTTATAAGAATTATATGCGAAAATCCTAAACATAAACAGAGACAGGGCTGA